In a genomic window of Styela clava chromosome 7, kaStyClav1.hap1.2, whole genome shotgun sequence:
- the LOC144425097 gene encoding uncharacterized protein LOC144425097 produces MAEFFQGQNFKQLKSKFPVLKVNLERILTRFEHSLERRDFEKVKILFHDANDKIAFLVCLIDTMELALIEEDSTTQSEEKPVISKFSEEILRVENNIAIDFEKYEDKLDIKPVISSLVTTQNNYNNDPPMIKLCGMDPPCWNGQKVDFYTWKERFTDIMHHARITDDLVQISWLLRNGAMPNDYQTMICDCKSISSAWERLEERIPKSVVQREVIKQYEQIKPLYKTSRNPANLRRLAHEISLFCRRMEDLGLKQDANSVFSVNRALECLDADTALRYNSSSKGNHNLESITNFLRSEATALEISGNFISQTENMRFRPRQNQSPRSNFNTVNHATDENDNMGSVQPSQSTVTCIFGCGIQHRLIDCNKYQNLSIPERKNFIADDRRCFICLGTHFARNCARTTADSCVNCNQRQHHWSLCPGKVQGNYNTMRNSGMNDSNLESQHIHSNAAVFNQSQMHSRQLSAFNLDYSPLLVAEVQASDKTWIKANFFLDGGSNHSLFEYLRGIQDKIPVGQKTVDVLVGRDYAPLIQTMHSFRSPIDPDNHPSAAFTSLGCYLYGGIIQAPQRSFNHVANINSFSSLENEELRKFFHGEVLGVQPTTLCVCSNSEIAESAFIKHVKATTNISADGRVCVKMPWKPGFPEKLHNNFEKAYEQMKKREQELYRKGKTEEYNMEIKNLLQRGVVRRLTPVETKTAKVENAWYLNHRIVERPDKTSTKLRIVFDSACPFKADKFRKDHPLGAVVLDKDTYIDDVSHSVSNHILANKVINDVDQILIRGKFSIKIWNSNHPEVDQNPGEKVVDVLGHSWNKTDDSFSSKFKDISFMQTGFSKRKALACVMKLWDPLDYLLPVTMQYRIDLQKIWADGFSWDQTLPDDVVKCWYNNVREMSKLAQVSTPRCLKPENTTGPSQLHAFSDGGDLAYGTCVFLTSYGGLQQVELS; encoded by the exons ATGGCAGAATTTTTTCAAGGTCAGAATTTCAAACAACTCAAGAGTAAGTTTCCGGTACTCAAAGTAAATTTGGAAAGAATTTTAACACGATTTGAGCACTCTCTGGAAAGAAGAGATTTTGAAAAGGTCAAAATACTGTTTCACGATGCTAACGATAAAATAGCATTTTTGGTCTGTCTAATTGATACTATGGAATTGGCTCTAATTGAAGAAGACAGTACTACACAAAGTGAGGAAAAACCCGTTATATCCAAATTTAGTGAAGAAATTTTACGCGTGGAAAACAATATTGCAATCGATTTTGAGAAATATGAAGACAAACTAGATATAAAGCCGGTGATATCATCTCTTGTAACCACTCAAAACAATTATAATAATGATCCTCCTATGATTAAGTTATGTGGTATGGATCCGCCATGCTGGAACGGACAAAAAGTAGACTTTTATACCTGGAAAGAACGTTTTACAGATATAATGCACCATGCTAGAATTACGGATGATTTAGTGCAAATTTCATGGCTTTTACGCAATGGTGCAATGCCAAACGATTATCAAACAATGATATGTGACTGTAAATCAATTTCAAGTGCATGGGAACGCCTGGAAGAGCGTATTCCTAAATCAGTAGTTCAACGTGAAGTAATTAAGCAATACGAGCAAATAAAACCTTTATATAAGACCTCTCGTAATCCAGCGAACCTTAGGCGACTGGCTCacgaaatttctctcttctgcCGACGTATGGAAGATCTTGGGTTAAAACAGGATGCAAACTCGGTTTTTTCTGTCAATAGAGCATTAGAGTGTCTAGATGCAGACACTGCACTGCGATATAATAGTTCCAGCAAAGGTAATCATAACTTGGAATCTATAACGAATTTTCTGAGATCTGAAGCTACAGCGTTGGAAATATCTGGTAACTTTATCAGTCAAACCGAGAATATGAGGTTTCGACCGAGACAAAACCAGTCGCCAAGATCTAATTTCAATACGGTTAATCATGCTACAGACGAGAATGATAACATGGGTTCAGTTCAGCCAAGTCAAAGCACAGTCACTTGTATTTTTGGATGTGGAATTCAGCACCGCCTTATAGACTGCAACAAATATCAAAACCTATCAATTCCTGAAAGAAAAAACTTTATAGCAGATGATCGAAGATGTTTTATATGTCTAGGAACTCACTTTGCAAGAAATTGTGCAAGAACAACAGCCGATAGCTGTGTAAATTGTAACCAAAGACAGCATCATTGGTCATTATGTCCCGGAAAAGTACAGGGAAATTACAATACAATGAGAAATTCTGGTATGAACGACTCGAATTTGGAAAGTCAACATATTCACTCTAATGCAGCAGTATTCAACCAATCTCAGATGCATTCAAGACAATTGAGCGCTTTTAATTTGGATTATTCTCCATTACTTGTTGCAGAAGTGCAGGCGAGTGACAAAACATGGATCAAGGCAAATTTCTTTCTTGATGGTGGCAGTAACCATTCTTTG TTTGAATATCTAAGAGGAATTCAGGATAAAATACCAGTTGGGCAAAAAACAGTCGATGTTCTTGTTGGTAGAGATTATGCACCTTTAATTCAAACAATGCATTCATTTCGTTCGCCAATTGATCCCGATAATCATCCTTCAGCAGCTTTCACATCTCTTGGATGCTATCTATATGGAGGCATTATTCAAGCACCGCAACGATCTTTCAATCATGTAGcaaatattaatagtttttcATCATTAGAAAATGAAGAGTTGCGCAAGTTTTTCCATGGTGAAGTTCTTGGAGTGCAACCCACAACTTTGTGTGTTTGTTCTAACTCAGAAATTGCAGAATCAGCATTTATCAAACATGTAAAAGCGACAACCAATATTAGTGCTGATGGCCGAGTTTGTGTCAAAATGCCATGGAAACCTGGTTTCCCAGAAAAATTGCACAACAATTTTGAGAAGGCGTatgaacaaatgaaaaaacGGGAACAAGAATTGTATAGAAAAGGAAAAACGGAAGAGTATAATATGGAGATTAAAAATCTGCTTCAGCGAGGCGTAGTACGACGACTAACACCGGTTGAAACGAAAACGGCTAAAGTTGAAAATGCATGGTACCTCAATCATCGTATCGTAGAACGTCCGGATAAAACCTCAACAAAATTAAGAATAGTATTTGATTCTGCGTGTCCTTTTAAGG ccGATAAATTTCGAAAAGATCATCCTCTTGGAGCTGTTGTATTGGACAAAGATACATACATTGATGATGTCAGTCATTCTGTTTCGAATCACATTCTTGCAAACAAGGTTATCAATGATGTTGATCAAATACTTATTCGTGGAAAATTCTCTATAAAGATTTGGAACTCAAACCATCCTGAAGTAGATCAAAATCCTGGTGAAAAAGTTGTTGATGTACTTGGTCATTCCTGGAATAAAACTGATGACAGTTTCAGTTCAAAATTCAAAGACATTTCTTTCATGCAAACAGGATTTTCTAAAAGAAAAGCGTTAGCATGTGTAATGAAATTGTGGGACCCTCTGGATTATTTACTTCCAGTCACAATGCAGTATAGAATAGATCTTCAAAAGATCTGGGCAGATGGATTTAGCTGGGACCAAACTTTGCCAGATGATGTGGTCAAATGCTGGTATAACAATGTTCGAGAAATGTCCAAGTTAGCTCAAGTTTCAACTCCAAGATGTCTGAAACCTGAAAACACAACTGGACCTTCTCAACTGCACGCATTTTCAGACGGTGGAGATTTAGCCTATGGCACTTGTGTGTTCTTAACTTCTTACGGTGGCCTACAACAGGTGGAGTTAAGCTAA
- the LOC120327952 gene encoding uncharacterized protein LOC120327952: MIDEFGKAVKTLWKLDLLFDSHGILRIGGRLNRTDLYMEMKHLVVLPGKHSLVRLLGVFYHKKFLHQGYRVILANMKNDGIVLIGGRILLKSIASMCIFCRIRRRKLLQQRMGELPSFRMQPQMAPFNSVAMSFFGYLKVKQSRNVVINASVLIITCATTRYIHLELCLALDTNSFLRAWRRFVSIRGIHPAFVFSDGGTTFHASQAPIKEWIEKWKFQLIQHEMAENQTKFDWKYNVPYASHMNGVVESLINSVRKALDASVVNYSRALMTYEEWTTVLNEITYIINSRPLFPDGNPLEYNCITGNTLLHPYAKQVVPQTTQEEKFNPRDMLKVAENRVEVFWKTWMKHIPHQLLLANKWFRTRRNLQVGDYVLIIQPGFKGGSAPGGLWKKALVHNIMPSSDGLVRSVTIKDSDGNLYNRPIHKLCLIATKEELQCGLKDI, encoded by the coding sequence ATGATTGATGAATTTGGGAAGGCTGTCAAAACTCTATGGAAATTAGACTTGTTATTCGATTCTCACGGAATTCTTCGTATTGGTGGAAGACTGAATAGAACTGATTTATATATGGAAATGAAGCATCTAGTCGTACTTCCGGGCAAACATTCCCTCGTTCGTCTTCTTGGAGTGTTCTATCATAAAAAGTTCTTACATCAAGGGTATCGAGTTATATTGGCAAATATGAAGAATGACGGTATTGTTCTTATTGGTGGAAGAATACTCTTAAAATCAATAGCATCAATGTGTATATTTTGCAGAATTCGTCGTAGAAAGTTGCTACAGCAACGCATGGGAGAACTTCCTTCATTTCGAATGCAACCACAGATGGCACCATTCAATTCTGTAGCAATGAGTTTTTTCGGATACTTGAAAGTAAAGCAATCTCGAAATGTAGTTATCAACGCGTCTGTTTTGATTATTACATGTGCAACCACTCGTTATATTCATCTGGAACTGTGTCTGGCTCTGGATACTAATTCGTTCCTTCGGGCATGGAGACGATTTGTATCTATAAGGGGAATTCATCCTGCATTTGTATTTTCCGACGGAGGTACTACATTTCACGCTAGTCAAGCGCCTATCAAGGAATGGATCGAGAAATGGAAATTTCAGTTGATTCAACATGAGATGGCAGAGAATCAAACGAAATTTGATTGGAAATATAATGTGCCTTACGCGTCACATATGAATGGAGTAGTAGAATCGCTTATCAACTCGGTTCGCAAAGCACTCGATGCATCAGTGGTGAATTACAGCAGGGCTCTTATGACCTACGAAGAATGGACAACTGTTCTCAACGAAATTACTTATATCATCAATAGTCGACCACTTTTCCCAGATGGAAACCCTTTggaatataattgtattacTGGCAATACTCTTTTACATCCATATGCAAAGCAGGTAGTCCCTCAAACTACACAAGAAGAGAAATTCAATCCACGAGACATGCTAAAAGTGGCGGAAAACAGAGTTGAGGTGTTCTGGAAAACATGGATGAAACACATACCGCATCAGCTATTACTTGCTAACAAATGGTTTCGAACAAGACGCAATCTTCAAGTTGGAGATTACGTATTAATTATTCAACCTGGATTTAAAGGCGGAAGTGCACCAGGAGGTTTATGGAAAAAAGCACTGGTTCACAACATTATGCCCAGTTCAGATGGCTTGGTGAGAAGTGTTACAATCAAAGACAGCGATGGGAATTTATACAATCGACCAATACATAAACTTTGTCTAATTGCGACCAAAGAAGAGCTACAGTGTGGGTTGAAAGACATCTAA
- the LOC144425098 gene encoding uncharacterized protein LOC144425098, giving the protein MGAIGMSRLVHEISRALPYNIAFKYFWIDSKVVIYWLNSQSGKFKPFVASRVQEFQDTHKNLTKEVKFIPSLLNAADCLTKPISCEKLTIWHEGPEFLRQPMEYWPNDDNLKLDELCQEILEEKPPTKSKAYRGKRQFNVVKADLPYQNDNDLADNFSSWQDLLRATAWMKGAFQQKSFVNLELKLPMSYNTQRKQNCVYSEFVKSL; this is encoded by the coding sequence ATGGGAGCAATAGGCATGAGCAGATTGGTGCATGAAATAAGTAGAGCACTACCGTACAATATTGCATTCAAGTATTTCTGGATAGACAGCAAAGTTGTTATTTATTGGTTGAACTCCCAATCTGGAAAATTCAAACCATTCGTTGCTTCAAGAGTACAAGAATTTCAAGATACACATAAGAATCTAACAAAAGAAGTCAAATTCATTCCAAGTCTTCTTAATGCTGCAGATTGTTTAACAAAACCTATTTCCTGCGAGAAGCTTACAATTTGGCATGAAGGACCTGAATTTCTAAGGCAACCAATGGAATATTGGCCGAATGATGATAACTTAAAATTAGATGAATTATGTCAAGAAATATTGGAAGAAAAACCACCAACTAAGTCGAAAGCATATCGCGGAAAAAGACAATTCAACGTCGTTAAAGCAGATTTGCCTTATCAAAATGATAATGATTTAGCGGATAATTTTTCTTCATGGCAAGACTTGCTAAGAGCGACAGCTTGGATGAAGGGTGCATTTCAGCAAAAATCATTTGTCAATTTGGAATTAAAACTGCCGATGTCGTACAATACACAGAGAAAGCAAAATTGTGTATATTCAGAATTTGTCAAAAGTCTATGA